The proteins below come from a single Dermatophilaceae bacterium Soc4.6 genomic window:
- a CDS encoding dynamin family protein: MVTPTATREGEALLSAARVLRTRVAGTRFPVDLPEAATATAVRGELLHQLDDYVLPRLGSLDAPLLAVVGGSTGAGKSTLVNSVLGATVSTPGVLRPTTRSAVLVHHPDDRAWFADDRVLPDLSRVTGEAAVESPRTVRLVASSAIPAGLALLDAPDIDSVVSENRMLARQLLSAADLWLFVTTAARYADAVPWDLLRQAQERGTSVAVVLDRVPPASVTDIRDHLTSMLLEQGLGATPVFAVAEGGLDDEGRLPRAQVGRLRSWLVALASDQQARSGVVRQTLRGALDSFDTRVQVLADATEAQHEATTRLRRAGSSAFDQGLRAVVDGMSDGTLLRGEVLARWQEFVGTGEFFKQVESTVSRWRDHLVAAIRGETTRADGLGEALHSGISQLVRAEGSGAVATTVARWRGLAGGSEALRRDPALQRLSEGFPGRVDSLVHDWQTSVLELVATEGQDRRTRARVTAYGVNAVGTVLTLVTLASTAGLTGAEVGIAGGTAVLGQKLLEAIFGDQAVRSLSATARSSLLERVDALYAQEQRRFIDAVEALEVPDDQGRALTTAADAVRAAR; encoded by the coding sequence ATGGTCACACCGACCGCGACCCGCGAGGGCGAGGCACTGCTCAGTGCTGCCCGCGTCCTGCGCACCCGGGTCGCCGGCACCCGCTTCCCGGTCGACCTGCCCGAGGCGGCGACCGCGACCGCCGTGCGCGGTGAGCTGTTGCACCAGCTCGACGACTACGTGCTGCCCCGGCTCGGCTCCCTGGACGCCCCCCTGCTCGCCGTGGTCGGCGGGTCCACCGGGGCGGGCAAGTCCACGCTGGTCAACTCGGTGCTCGGAGCCACGGTGTCCACCCCCGGGGTGCTGCGGCCCACGACCCGCTCGGCCGTGCTGGTGCACCACCCCGACGACCGCGCCTGGTTCGCCGACGACCGGGTCCTGCCCGACCTGAGCCGGGTCACGGGCGAGGCCGCCGTCGAGAGCCCCCGCACCGTGCGCCTCGTCGCCTCCAGCGCGATCCCGGCGGGGCTTGCGCTGCTCGACGCCCCCGACATCGACTCGGTGGTCAGCGAGAACCGCATGCTCGCCCGCCAGCTGCTGTCGGCGGCCGACCTGTGGCTCTTCGTCACCACCGCCGCCCGCTACGCCGACGCGGTGCCGTGGGACCTGCTGCGCCAGGCTCAGGAGCGCGGCACGTCGGTCGCCGTCGTGCTCGACCGGGTGCCCCCTGCCTCGGTCACCGACATCCGTGACCACCTGACCTCCATGCTCCTCGAGCAGGGCCTCGGTGCCACTCCCGTCTTCGCCGTGGCCGAGGGCGGCCTCGACGACGAGGGCCGCCTGCCGCGCGCACAGGTGGGTCGGCTGCGGTCGTGGCTCGTCGCCCTCGCGAGCGACCAGCAGGCCCGCTCCGGGGTCGTGCGGCAGACCCTGCGGGGGGCCCTCGACTCGTTCGACACCCGCGTCCAGGTGCTCGCCGACGCCACCGAGGCACAGCACGAGGCGACCACGCGTCTGCGTCGGGCCGGATCGAGTGCCTTCGACCAGGGCCTGCGCGCCGTGGTCGACGGCATGAGCGACGGCACGCTGCTGCGCGGAGAGGTGCTGGCCCGGTGGCAGGAGTTCGTCGGCACCGGAGAGTTCTTCAAGCAGGTCGAGTCGACCGTCTCGCGCTGGCGCGACCACCTCGTGGCCGCGATCCGGGGCGAGACCACCCGCGCCGACGGCCTCGGAGAGGCTCTGCACAGCGGCATCTCGCAGCTCGTGCGGGCCGAGGGCTCGGGCGCGGTCGCGACGACGGTCGCCCGCTGGCGTGGGCTGGCCGGCGGGAGCGAGGCGCTGCGCCGCGACCCGGCCCTGCAGCGGCTGTCCGAGGGGTTCCCCGGGCGGGTCGACTCGCTCGTGCACGACTGGCAGACCTCGGTGCTCGAGCTCGTGGCCACCGAGGGACAGGACCGGCGCACCCGCGCTCGGGTGACGGCATACGGCGTCAACGCGGTGGGCACCGTCCTCACGCTCGTCACCCTGGCCTCGACGGCGGGGCTCACCGGCGCCGAGGTCGGCATCGCCGGCGGCACGGCCGTCCTCGGGCAGAAGCTGCTCGAGGCCATCTTCGGCGACCAGGCCGTGCGGTCGCTCTCGGCCACCGCCCGCTCGAGCCTCCTGGAACGCGTCGACGCCCTGTATGCGCAGGAGCAGCGACGCTTCATCGACGCCGTCGAGGCGCTCGAGGTGCCCGACGACCAGGGGCGGGCGCTGACGACTGCCGCTGACGCGGTCAGGGCGGCTCGATGA
- a CDS encoding GTP-binding protein: MSPLVAGSRRTAGPPGAALLDRARAIDTALELGGEQLVPADVDDARVLVQRVQERITLGGDHTVVVLAGATGSGKSSLFNAITGSDLAEVGVRRPTTSTATAAVWGPKPAAPLLDWLEIERRHGMASPTRNDEVFGSLDGLVLLDLPDIDSREGAHRVEVDRVLELCDIFVWVTDPQKYADAVLHDDYLHQLSAHEAATVIVLNQVDRLQTPEVSACRTDLIRLLEHDGLPSSSVLTTSAHTGQGVPELRQRLANAVAGESASRYRLGTDLTRTSTQLRRSVGDTEVVLAEGPDGSLVQALSRAAGVPVVLDAVEADFVRNSTARTGWLFTRWRRHLHPDPLGRLRLDTASFVLPEVDSADVRAVLGRSSLPAPSPAARSAVRLATRELTDRAAVGLPLRWARAVAEHSSPDQTRLEEHLDRAVTRTPLRAPDPLWWRVTGVLQWLLAVMAVLGALWLVAVVVAAWLRLPALPTASLGAVPLGVLMLVLGVALGLGLAALARVLSARGAVRRRALVAERLEAAISEVAEEQLVSPTRAVLQRHAATRAALDRAVGAVGEVG, translated from the coding sequence ATGAGCCCTCTCGTCGCGGGGTCGCGTCGCACGGCCGGCCCACCCGGTGCGGCGCTGCTCGACCGCGCGCGGGCGATCGACACGGCGCTCGAGCTCGGTGGCGAGCAGCTGGTGCCCGCCGACGTCGACGACGCCCGCGTCCTCGTGCAGCGGGTGCAGGAGCGGATCACCCTCGGGGGGGACCACACCGTGGTCGTCCTCGCCGGCGCCACCGGCAGCGGCAAGTCGTCGCTCTTCAACGCGATCACGGGCTCCGACCTCGCCGAGGTCGGGGTGCGGCGCCCGACGACCTCGACGGCCACCGCGGCCGTCTGGGGACCGAAGCCGGCCGCGCCGCTGCTCGACTGGCTCGAGATCGAGCGCCGGCACGGCATGGCCTCACCGACGCGCAACGACGAGGTCTTCGGCAGCCTCGACGGTCTCGTGCTGCTGGACCTGCCCGACATCGACTCGCGCGAGGGCGCCCACCGGGTCGAGGTCGACCGCGTGCTCGAGCTGTGTGACATCTTCGTGTGGGTCACCGACCCGCAGAAGTACGCCGACGCGGTGCTGCACGACGACTACCTGCACCAGCTGTCAGCGCACGAGGCGGCCACGGTCATCGTCCTCAACCAGGTCGACCGGCTCCAGACGCCCGAGGTGAGCGCGTGCCGCACCGATCTGATCCGGCTGCTCGAGCACGACGGCCTGCCCAGCTCGTCAGTGCTCACGACCTCCGCGCACACCGGGCAGGGGGTGCCCGAGCTGCGCCAGCGGCTGGCCAACGCCGTGGCCGGCGAGTCGGCGTCGCGGTACCGGCTGGGCACCGACCTCACCAGGACGTCGACCCAGCTGCGGCGGTCGGTGGGCGACACCGAGGTCGTGCTCGCCGAGGGGCCGGACGGCAGCCTCGTGCAGGCCCTGTCCCGGGCCGCCGGCGTCCCGGTTGTCCTCGATGCTGTCGAGGCCGACTTCGTGCGCAACTCGACCGCTCGCACCGGCTGGCTCTTCACCCGCTGGCGGCGGCACCTGCACCCCGACCCCCTCGGTCGGCTGCGTCTCGACACCGCGAGCTTCGTCCTGCCCGAGGTCGACAGTGCCGACGTGCGCGCGGTGCTCGGTCGCTCGTCGCTGCCGGCGCCGTCGCCCGCCGCCCGCTCGGCCGTGCGCCTGGCCACCCGCGAGCTGACCGACCGCGCCGCCGTGGGCCTGCCGCTGCGCTGGGCCCGCGCGGTCGCGGAGCACTCCTCGCCCGACCAGACCCGGCTCGAGGAGCACCTCGACCGGGCCGTCACGCGCACCCCGCTGCGCGCGCCCGACCCGCTGTGGTGGCGCGTCACAGGGGTGCTCCAGTGGCTGCTCGCCGTCATGGCCGTGCTGGGTGCCCTGTGGCTCGTGGCGGTCGTCGTCGCGGCGTGGCTCCGTCTGCCCGCGCTGCCCACGGCGTCGCTGGGCGCGGTGCCGCTGGGGGTGCTCATGCTGGTGCTCGGGGTCGCGCTCGGGCTCGGTCTGGCCGCGCTGGCACGCGTGCTGTCCGCCCGTGGTGCGGTGCGACGACGCGCCCTGGTGGCCGAGCGGCTCGAGGCCGCCATCTCCGAGGTCGCGGAGGAGCAGCTGGTGTCCCCGACGCGAGCCGTGCTGCAGCGGCATGCCGCGACCCGGGCGGCACTCGACCGCGCGGTGGGCGCGGTGGGCGAGGTGGGCTGA
- a CDS encoding single-stranded DNA-binding protein, giving the protein MNESFVTVCGNVVADPQGRSTKTGKPFASFRVASTTRRWDAEARGFVDGSTNFVNVIGFNALGANVMASLKRGDPVIVYGRLRVNQYLAADGKNMTSVEVDAHGVGHDLTRGSSAFSRASRPQFEPHDRLADPHILASFDEVEALDELAGESSGDHEGGDPVESVGRTQQGSGLREEDADTDPYVVSAH; this is encoded by the coding sequence ATGAACGAGAGCTTCGTGACCGTGTGCGGCAACGTGGTCGCCGACCCGCAGGGCCGTTCGACCAAGACCGGCAAACCCTTCGCGTCCTTCCGTGTCGCCTCGACGACCCGGCGGTGGGACGCCGAGGCGCGCGGGTTCGTCGACGGCAGCACCAACTTCGTCAACGTCATCGGCTTCAACGCGCTCGGCGCCAACGTCATGGCCAGCCTCAAGCGGGGTGACCCGGTCATCGTCTACGGTCGGCTGCGGGTCAACCAGTACCTCGCGGCCGACGGCAAGAACATGACCTCGGTCGAGGTCGACGCGCACGGGGTCGGGCACGACCTCACCCGCGGCAGCAGCGCCTTCAGCCGGGCCTCGCGGCCGCAGTTCGAGCCGCACGACCGACTCGCCGACCCGCACATCCTGGCCAGCTTCGACGAGGTCGAGGCGCTCGACGAGCTCGCCGGTGAGTCGTCGGGAGACCACGAGGGTGGCGACCCCGTCGAGTCCGTGGGCCGCACGCAGCAGGGGTCGGGTCTGCGTGAGGAGGATGCCGACACCGACCCCTACGTCGTCAGCGCCCACTGA